Part of the Phycisphaerae bacterium RAS1 genome, ACCGCGCATTGGCGTAATCCGGCGAGGGCCGGTCGTAGCCGCTCCACAGCGCGTACCCCAGCCGGGCGCCGGACGAGCAGATGTTCGTATGGCTGTTGTGTCCATCGACGCCCCACGCGCGCAACACGCGATCGATGAAGCCCTCGGCCCCCGGACGGCCGACGTGATAGACGATCTCGTCGCGGCGGTCTTCCTGAAGCGCCTTGCGTATCCGCCCGCCGATATCGGCCAGCACCTCATCCCACGACACTTCCTGCCACTTTCCGCCGCCGCGCGGGCCGACGCGCTTGAGCGGCGCGAGAATGCGGTCGGGATCGTTGATCTGGTTGATCGTCGCCGGCCCCTTGGCGCAGTTTTTCCCCCGACTGCCCGGATGCGCCGGGTTCCCCTCAAACTTGCGAATCTCGCCGGTCTCCTTGTCGATGTAGGCCAGCAGCCCGCAGGCGGACTCGCAGTTGAAGCACGTCGTCGGCGCGAGCCGGTAATGCCGCGGCACGGCCCGCCGCGGCCATTCGTGGGCGTCGAACTCAACAAAGTCATCCCACTGGTCGGGCGTCGGGAATCGCGCCAGCGGCAATCCGGCCCGACCGGTGTCGTTGCTACGTGCCGGTCCGCCGACCGCTTCGGACCCGGCGCGAATCAATCCGAGCGAGACGGCGGCGTTTTCAACCCAGCTTCGCTTCGGTTTGTACGGCATGTCTGCACCCTGTAGCGTCGGACCTCTGCGTCCGACGGTGTTACAGCGCCGCGCTCGTCGTCGGACACGGAGGTCCGACGCTACGGTAGCTTTGTAGGGTGGGCCGTGCCCACCTTCCGTCGTCGGACCTCTGCGTCCGACGGTGTTACAGCGCCGCGCTCGTCGTCGGACACGGAGGTCCGACGCTACGGTAGCTTTGTAGGGTGGGCCGTGCCCACCTTCCGTCGTCGGACACGGAGGTCCGACGCTACGAGAGCGGCACGCGCTGCGGCGCCTGGACCACCACGTGGTTCTTCGCCGCGATGCCGATCACCAGGAGCGCCGCCGCTAACTCGATACGTCCGCCGATCATCAGCACCGCCAGCGGCAGAATCAGCCCGACGCCGACCGCGCCAAACCAGAACCAGACCGCCAGCGGCCCGCGCAGGATCAGCCGCGCCGCCACTTCCGCGCCGCGCGTCTGATGCCGCGGCAGGAACTCGGCTGCCGTCAGCAGCAACAGGACGCCGGCCGCAACGGCGAACGCGATCCGAGCGCTTTCGTCCGTCGCGCCGCCCGCGGAAGCGCCGGTCGCCACGCCGCCCGATCCGTCGCTCGCCGCCAAATATCCCATCCATTGCATCGCCGCTAATCCGGCGATGACGGCGTCGACGATCATGGAAACCGGCAGCAACGGATTCTGCCAGTAATCGCGCCCGCGGGCCTGCGCCAGTAGAAGCGCCGTGTAGCCTGCGACCGCGATCGCCGCCAGCGCCGCCGCGCCGCCCAGCGCTAGCTGTGTCGAACGCGCCGCATGCGCCCAGCCGCTCAGCCACGCCGCAAGCGTCAGCGGTGCAAACAGCGTGATCAGGTACGCCCCGCGCACCAGCCAGCTCTTCCACTGCGGCCGCAGCAGCACGGACAGAAATCGCTCCGGGCGCTTCAGATCGCCGACTAGCAGCGCGCCGGTAAGCCCCAGGAACAGCATCGATATCAGCATTGGCGTCGTCGGCAGCACGTTTGCCGTCAATCCAAGCGCGAACATCGCTGCCGCCACAATCACGATGCCGGTCGCGACCGCCTTGGTCGTGATATACGCCGACACCATCCAACCCCACGGCACGGGCTTGGATTTCGGATCATAGACGCGTCGCGCCCGGGCCTCGTCGTCCGCCTCGTCCGCCGCGCGGCGAAGCGTCTTCAGGCTGATCCGCCCGTCGTTGCCGCTCCACAGGTAGTTCTCCGCGGGCGGGGCGGCGGTCGGATCGGTCGCGGCCGTCTCACCGCCGACGTAGAACAGCTTGGGCCGCGTGCTCTTTTCCGGCTTGGGATATTGCACCTTGAGCAGCCGGTCGAGCTGGCTGATGCGGCTCTCGGGATCATCCAGATCGCCGCTGACGATCGCCTCGACCGGGCAGACGACCACGCAGGCCGGCTCGTAGCCGTTGTCGACGCGGTGGGTGCAGTAGTTGCACTTGGCGGCGGTGTTGGTGTCGGGGTCGAGATAGAGGGCGTCATACGGGCAGGCCTGCATGCAGGCCTTGCAGCCGATGCAGCGCTCGTTATCGAAATCGACGATGCCGTCGGGCCGCTTGTAGAGGGCGGTGACGGGGCAGATTTCGACGCAGGGGGCGTCCTCGCAGTGGTTGCAGCGCTGCACGCTGAAGTGCCGCCGCGTGTTGGGAAATTCGCCCTTCTCGATGTACTTGACCCACGTGCGATTGACGCCCAGGGCGACCTCGTGCTCGCTCTTGCAGGCGACGGTGCAGGCGTGGCAGCCGATGCAGGCGCGGTTGTCGATGGCAAAGCCGAGTCGGGGCATCGGGGGCCTTTCGAGGGTTCGGTCGTTCGGGCGGCGATTGGACACGAGAAGAGGCGGCGGGGCAACGGGCGAAGTCGGAAGTCAGAAGTTGAAATCAGGAAGTCGGCGCCTGCAGAGTCAGAACGCGAAGCGCAAGCGAGCGCCCGGACGAAACGGGCTCCGGCGCCGGATGTTCCGCTCCCAGGCGCTCGCTCGTGCGTCGCGTTCTGACCGGACGGCGCGCGGCGCGATCGGCAGACGTGTTGCCAGCTCGGGGGTGCGTTCGAGCCGCATCGGTTGACCTGATTGCTGGCGCGGCGCGTCGCGGCCCGAACGCATCGCACGTGGCTACACTGCTCGCAGGCCGTCTGCCTGCTTGACCCTCGTTTCGTCGTTGATGCGCTTCTTCCCGGATTCAGACACCAGTTGGCCTTGCTTCAGCAATACCTCGATTCGACCCCGAATGTCCTTCCAGAAGCATCTGCAGAACGCGCGGCGAACAACTCCAAGCATCAACTCGCGCCGGGGTAACCATCTGGCTGCCAGGCCGATGATCAACGGGTCAATCTCCTGCGAGGCGAACATGTCGACCTCAAAGTCCGACGCGCCGCGTGCCTTTACCATGGCGTCGTTCATCAGCTCCAGTGCGTCCGGATGGCGGCTTCCGAAGAACATGTGGTATTTGGGGATCGGGTGCTCCTGCTTCGCCTTGATCCCGACCCAGCACATCTCTGCGAATCGCTGGCGAAGCTGCCGCTCAATGCCGGCGACGACTTGGTCGATTTTCTCACCGAAGGACAGGCGTTCGGACATCGCGTCGCGCCACCAATTCCCGCCGGTGATTTGGTCGAGCCCATCAAGGTCGACTGGAGAATCTCCGCTGTCCCCTGGCTCGTAGGACTCTCCAACGTCCTCTTCACCCGCAACCGGCGGAGGCACGTGCCGCTTCAGGGCCGCGAGCGCGCATCGCACGAAGATGGGCGTGTTGAAGTTCAACAGAAGTTCGACACTCGCCTTGGTTTCAGCGATCGGGGCCGCCAACTGAGTGAGGCGATTGAGGTCGATCGCGCTAGCTGAAAACGGATCGACATAGACGAACGTGGTGTGAGTTTTCGCTTTGCCGCGGATTCTGGCCACGTAGTCGTCGAACGCACCAGACAGCGCCTTGAAGAAATGGAATTCTGACAGATTCGATTCCAGCGAACGGTGGAGCGCCGCGTCTCGCTCGATGCCCCACACTTCGACTGTCGGACCAGCCACCTCCATCGCGGAACGCGCTTTTTCACACATGATCGACGGCGAGCCTGTTTCCCCGTCTCCGTACTTTCCCGGCCCCGCAAAACCGTCAACCAGCAACACGGGACGTCCCAGCCGGCGCACCTTGGCAAGGTAGGGTTCCAAGTAGTAAGCGAGGATGGTGTCCTTGCGCCGCGACCACGGCTTCTTGAACGCGAAGAACGAAGAATCAGCCTTGTGCCCCACCTAATGACCTCCCGGGCGAACCGTCGCGCGACGGCGCCAAATCCCACGTCCGACCGTCAAGCGACCGGCCGGTCGCGTGCTTGTTTGTGCCGCCCCACTGCTTGAAAAAGAACGCGACTCCGCGCGCCAGGCACCGGTCGCGAATTTGTCGAACCCAATCCGCCTTGATGGGCCGCGCACCAGGCCCCGATTCGCCACCGACGATTACCCATTTGACGCCATCCAGCGGAAGGCGCGGAATCGGGCCAAGCAGCGGCTCGACCGAGAGGAAACGCACGCCGGCCGCCGTGCGACACAGGTCTCGGACACGGTGCGTGACCGCCGCGTTCTCGACACTTGCTCCAAGCCAGATATTCGGGGTCCATCCAAGTTGGGGCGACAGCTCAGCGGCGCGCTGCGGTCGCTTGGTGAGCACCTGAAATATGTGCTGCGAGCAGTTGTTCATCACGGCGAAAACGCGTCGGATGAAGTCGAGCGGCACGCTTTCGTGAAACAGGTCACTCATCGAATTCACGAAGATCGTCCGGGGCAGCCGCCACGACATCGGGTCTGTCAGCGCAGCGTAGTCCAAGAACACTCGGCCGTTCCAACGCCCTCCCCGGCCGATCACATGTTCGTAGTTCCCGGTGCGCCCCGGAGTCTCGCCGCGCGCGCGGCTAGCGCGCGCCATAGCAGCGAGCCGCTTGGACATGCGTTCTGCATAACAATTTGCGCAGCCCGCGCTGACTTTGGTGCAACCGGCGATCGGATTCCAGGTTGTCTGCGTCCATTCGATGCGCGATGCATGTGCCATACCCAGACCCTCTGGCCGAGACGGTACCGAACAAGTACCAAACGTCAACTCGCCGCGTTGCCGGTTGCTGCGGCCCATCCGCCGCAAACTCGCACGCCGCTAGCAGAACTTCCCGTTTCAGGCGTGGATGCGCGCGGAGAAGTTCGTCAGTCGTCGCGCCGTCCGCCAGGCGCTCCAAGATGTTCTCGACCGTGATGCGGGTGCCGCGCACAACCGGCTTGCCGAGCTTACCGCGCATGGTATCTGCGGGCGGCGGCGATTTGAAGCGGCCCGGCGCACAGCCGCCGCATCACATCAAATCGTGATTCCCCGATGCTGTGGCGTAGGCCGGACAACTACTTTTTCCCCGCCTTCCACACTCCCGCCGGCGTCGCGGCCGTTCCTGGCGGGGCTTCCGTCTGGGCGAAGATGTTGTTGTGCTCCACGGCCTCCTTCTTCTGCCAGCCCTCGGCCCAGTCGACCAGCTTTTTGCTGCCGCCCCAGGTGAAGCCCCAAACGAACTTGTCGCCTTCCGCGTCCAGCTTGGCCAGGTCGATCCCGGCCCGCTTCTGCGCGCCCGATACGCGCAGGCCGGATATGCCCGCGGGCGCGAAACCGATCAGCTCCGCATGCTGCGACAGATTTCGCGGCCTGGTACGACGTTCCGACCCTATTTCGAGAGCGCCCAAGACGGCCGATCCTCGGCGCCGCCGGCCTCGGGTGGATCGGTCTTGAAGAACTCGGCGTACTCCGTAACCGCCGAACTCTGCCAGCTTTTCGCCCAGTCAAAAAGGGCCTTTCCGATCGGTTGCCAGCGCTTGGCGGCCATGTACATGGGATGGCCGGGCTCATAATGACCCTCGCTCCCGAATTCCTCTCTTCCGGGCCACGTCCGTCCGAACGAGTCGAGTTCCGCTTCCAGATTGCCCGTCACGGTCTCATTCTTGTCCAGGAACGCGCCGGCCTTCTGGAAAATGCCCAGTGCCTTCAGGCGCTCCACTACTTCTTTTGGACAAATCAAGTATCGCTCAATGGCGCTATTGAACTTGTATACATGTTGTTGTAACCAGATGCTCCACATTCCCGTCTCGAACCCCGCCTCAACGCTCTTGTCGCCATCCGCTTTTGAGACATAGGGGATGCTTCGATGTGGCGGACTCATGACGTGGAGCGGCAGGCCGCGCTGTTGCGCGGACTTCGATACGAATTCCTTGTAGGAGCGCTCCAGCGCGTCAACGTCCTGATTGTTCAATTGAGAATCGGGAACTTTGCTGTCGTCGTTCACGTATCGATATGCATCGTAGAGCGAGTCGGCAAACGCGCCGAACTCTTTGCTGACTCTGACTTTGAGTTCGCTCTTGAACTTCTCGGGTTCTGCGAGCGATATTTCCTCTTTCGGTTGCTGCTTCGTCGACTCCTTGAACTTTTCCTCCGCTTTGCCGACGGCCGCTTCAACGATCGCCGACCCCTTGTCCTTGACCAATTCATGAAACGCCTCAGGCACGGAGTCCTTGAGCGCCTGCGCTGCCAAAGGGCCCGCCGCCCGGCTCACGAACAGCTTCAGCGCGCCTCCGCCGACGAGTGAAAGAACAGCCCACAGGAAGCTAGTCAGCGCTTCCGCTTGCTTCGCGGCGCGCTCGCTGGCCTCCTTCAGTGGCTTCATGAATTTGCCGTGGGCGACCCGGTACGCTTCGCCGTACGCTTCAGCGCTCTCTGTCCACTTGCGCGCCGCCCTGCTGGCCGCCATGGAGAACTCGATGATCTTGTTCAGGCACTTTTGGCGGATGTTGATCAGCGCCTGCTCGCTGCCGGCATAGTCCGACTGTCGTATCCGCACCAGCGCATTGCTCTCCGTCAGCTCGGTGATCCCGTGGATGATCTGCCACCCCAGCTCCCACTCGCTTTTCTCGATTTCGTCGCCGGTCAGGCGGAATTTGTACGGGCCGTCCGTCTTTCCGCCGGGCGCCTCGAAATAAAACTCGATCTCCGGCCCCGGCTTGGCCTGCACAATCGGGTGCCACTCCGTTTGTTTGAAATAGAACCGCCCGCCGCTCTTGGAGACCTTGCCCTTGAAATAGGCGACGTTGTCGTCCTTCGATTTCTCGTTATCCCAGGCGTCCACCTCGCGGATCATGATGGTCGCCTCCAGCTCCTGCCCCTCCTTGACCGGCGCGGTCTGAATTGACAGCACCGGCGGCCGTGTCGCGGCGTCGACGACCTCGTTTGCGCCGCCGGTCCGATCCGCCACTTTTCCGT contains:
- the ttrB_2 gene encoding Tetrathionate reductase subunit B precursor produces the protein MPRLGFAIDNRACIGCHACTVACKSEHEVALGVNRTWVKYIEKGEFPNTRRHFSVQRCNHCEDAPCVEICPVTALYKRPDGIVDFDNERCIGCKACMQACPYDALYLDPDTNTAAKCNYCTHRVDNGYEPACVVVCPVEAIVSGDLDDPESRISQLDRLLKVQYPKPEKSTRPKLFYVGGETAATDPTAAPPAENYLWSGNDGRISLKTLRRAADEADDEARARRVYDPKSKPVPWGWMVSAYITTKAVATGIVIVAAAMFALGLTANVLPTTPMLISMLFLGLTGALLVGDLKRPERFLSVLLRPQWKSWLVRGAYLITLFAPLTLAAWLSGWAHAARSTQLALGGAAALAAIAVAGYTALLLAQARGRDYWQNPLLPVSMIVDAVIAGLAAMQWMGYLAASDGSGGVATGASAGGATDESARIAFAVAAGVLLLLTAAEFLPRHQTRGAEVAARLILRGPLAVWFWFGAVGVGLILPLAVLMIGGRIELAAALLVIGIAAKNHVVVQAPQRVPLS
- a CDS encoding Phage protein Gp37/Gp68 — encoded protein: MAHASRIEWTQTTWNPIAGCTKVSAGCANCYAERMSKRLAAMARASRARGETPGRTGNYEHVIGRGGRWNGRVFLDYAALTDPMSWRLPRTIFVNSMSDLFHESVPLDFIRRVFAVMNNCSQHIFQVLTKRPQRAAELSPQLGWTPNIWLGASVENAAVTHRVRDLCRTAAGVRFLSVEPLLGPIPRLPLDGVKWVIVGGESGPGARPIKADWVRQIRDRCLARGVAFFFKQWGGTNKHATGRSLDGRTWDLAPSRDGSPGRSLGGAQG